In Primulina huaijiensis isolate GDHJ02 chromosome 4, ASM1229523v2, whole genome shotgun sequence, a genomic segment contains:
- the LOC140975700 gene encoding transcription initiation factor TFIID subunit 5-like isoform X1 — MDQEEIDKVVLAYLDRRGFKQAGLAFQQEKQQNTKGGENSSNAQIDPEIAKQILAFSEVDGPAQYQEGYNKLRSWAYSSLDQYQHELVRVLYPVFIHGFMDLVAKGHISEARVFFNSFRGDHEMIHARDLQKLEGVLSPSHLEEMEFARSLRQSKVSMKICQYSYNLLLQYLHKSQSITMLGIINEHINFQVSPGQPSSIADDTEFVALYGSGQDAADLTNQKEIHWGLLEDSLEEKLEKNGVSNADSEKADGELREGELEENKKKSVDGGKQATTLKKLKKDKAGSATTKASRSESTAVSGAPHVKPELALPVIPPEVEHSILDDLRNRVQLSGGALPSISFYTFINTHDGLNCASISNDGSLVAGGFSDSSLKVWDMAKLGQQNEYSSLQGENELAPNGQIRSNNTGERPYTLFRGHCGPVHSATFSPFGDFLLSSSSDSTIRLWSMNFNANLVCYKGHNYPVWDVQFSPVGHYFASASHDRTARIWSVDRIQPLRIMAGHLSDVDCVRWHANCNYIATGSSDKTVRLWDVQSGECVRVFIGHRSMILSLAMSSDGRYMASGDEDGTIMMWDLASGRCISPLVGHNSCIWSLSFSCEGSLLASGSADCTVKIWDVAASSKVTKNEENKSGSTNRLRSLKTLPTKSTPVYALQFSRRNLLFAAGALSKQS, encoded by the exons AAGGCGGCGAAAACTCCTCAAATGCACAAATCGATCCCGAGATTGCCAAGCAAATCCTCGCATTCTCTGA AGTGGATGGTCCTGCACAGTACCAAGAAGGGTACAACAAACTTCGGTCTTGGGCTTATAGTTCGTTGGATCAATATCAG CATGAGTTGGTCCGCGTTTTGTATCCAGTATTTATTCATGGGTTTATGGATCTTGTGGCTAAAGGTCACATTTCAGAAG CCAGAGTTTTTTTTAATAGCTTTCGAGGAGACCATGAGATGATCCATGCGCGTGACCTCCAAAAATTAGAGGGTGTTCTTTCTCCTTCACATCTAGAG GAAATGGAATTTGCTCGTTCCCTAAGACAAAGCAAAGTGAGCATGAAGATATGTCAA TACTCATACAACCTACTTCTGCAATATTTGCATAAGTCTCAATCAATTACTATGCTTGGAATCATCAACGAGCACATCAACTTTCAAG TTTCTCCTGGGCAACCAAGCTCTATTGCTGATGATACTGAATTTGTTGCACTTTATGGAAGTGGCCAGGATGCAGCTGATTTGACAAATCAGAAAGAAATCCATTGGGGG TTGCTTGAAGATTCTTTGGAAGAAAAGTTGGAGAAGAATGGTGTTTCCAATGCAGATTCGGAAAAGGCAGATGGAGAACTGAGGGAGGGGGAACTGGAGGAGAATAAG AAAAAATCTGTTGATGGGGGAAAACAAGCCACTACACTTAAAAAGCTGAAAAAAGACAAGGCTGGCAGTGCAACAACGAAGGCTTCTCGTTCAGAGAGTACTGCAGTATCTGGAGCTCCACACGTCAAACCAGAGCTAGCCTTGCCAGTAAT ACCACCAGAGGTGGAACATTCTATTCTTGATGACTTAAGGAACCGTGTGCAGTTGAGTGGCGGGGCATTGCCTTCCATCAGCTTTTATACCTTTATCAACACACATGATGG GTTGAATTGTGCTTCGATATCTAATGATGGGTCATTGGTAGCTGGTGGATTCTCAGACTCATCGTTAAAG GTTTGGGACATGGCAAAGCTTGGGCAACAAAATGAGTATT CTTCTTTGCAGGGTGAAAATGAGTTGGCTCCCAATGGGCAGATACGTAGCAATAACACTGGGGAAAGACCATATACCTTATTTCGAGGACATTGTGGACCTGTTCATTCAGCCACGTTTAGTCCATTTGGAGATTTTCTTCTATCGTCGTCATCAGATTCAACAA TTCGATTGTGGAGCATGAATTTTAATGCAAATCTTGTTTGCTACAAAGGTCACAATTATCCTGTGTGGGATGTTCAG TTTAGTCCAGTAGGACACTATTTTGCTAGTGCTTCACATGATCGGACGGCAAGGATCTGGTCTGTGGACAGAATACAGCCTTTACGAATAATGGCAGGTCATTTATCTGATGTAGAT TGTGTGCGATGGCATGCAAATTGCAACTATATAGCAACTGGATCTAGCGACAAAACAGTGCGATTGTGGGACGTTCAGAGTGGAGAATGTGTTAGAGTTTTTATTGGTCACAGGAGTATGATTTTATCTTTAGCAATGTCATCTGACGGTCGTTACATGGCATCTGGTGATGAAGATGGTACAATAATGATGTGGGATCTTGCCAGTGGCCGCTGCATTTCCCCTTTGGTTGGTCACAACTCTTGCATATGGTCACTTTCTTTCAG CTGCGAAGGTTCACTTTTAGCATCTGGTTCTGCCGATTGCACAGTGAAAATATGGGACGTAGCCGCCAGTTCTAAAGTGACCAAAAATGAAGAAAA CAAAAGTGGAAGCACCAACAGGCTAAGATCACTGAAGACCTTGCCTACCAAATCTACTCCTGTCTATGCTTTGCAG TTCTCTCGAAGGAATCTTTTATTTGCTGCCGGGGCTCTCTCAAAACAATCATGA
- the LOC140975700 gene encoding transcription initiation factor TFIID subunit 5-like isoform X2, which yields MDLVAKGHISEARVFFNSFRGDHEMIHARDLQKLEGVLSPSHLEEMEFARSLRQSKVSMKICQYSYNLLLQYLHKSQSITMLGIINEHINFQVSPGQPSSIADDTEFVALYGSGQDAADLTNQKEIHWGLLEDSLEEKLEKNGVSNADSEKADGELREGELEENKKKSVDGGKQATTLKKLKKDKAGSATTKASRSESTAVSGAPHVKPELALPVIPPEVEHSILDDLRNRVQLSGGALPSISFYTFINTHDGLNCASISNDGSLVAGGFSDSSLKVWDMAKLGQQNEYSSLQGENELAPNGQIRSNNTGERPYTLFRGHCGPVHSATFSPFGDFLLSSSSDSTIRLWSMNFNANLVCYKGHNYPVWDVQFSPVGHYFASASHDRTARIWSVDRIQPLRIMAGHLSDVDCVRWHANCNYIATGSSDKTVRLWDVQSGECVRVFIGHRSMILSLAMSSDGRYMASGDEDGTIMMWDLASGRCISPLVGHNSCIWSLSFSCEGSLLASGSADCTVKIWDVAASSKVTKNEENKSGSTNRLRSLKTLPTKSTPVYALQFSRRNLLFAAGALSKQS from the exons ATGGATCTTGTGGCTAAAGGTCACATTTCAGAAG CCAGAGTTTTTTTTAATAGCTTTCGAGGAGACCATGAGATGATCCATGCGCGTGACCTCCAAAAATTAGAGGGTGTTCTTTCTCCTTCACATCTAGAG GAAATGGAATTTGCTCGTTCCCTAAGACAAAGCAAAGTGAGCATGAAGATATGTCAA TACTCATACAACCTACTTCTGCAATATTTGCATAAGTCTCAATCAATTACTATGCTTGGAATCATCAACGAGCACATCAACTTTCAAG TTTCTCCTGGGCAACCAAGCTCTATTGCTGATGATACTGAATTTGTTGCACTTTATGGAAGTGGCCAGGATGCAGCTGATTTGACAAATCAGAAAGAAATCCATTGGGGG TTGCTTGAAGATTCTTTGGAAGAAAAGTTGGAGAAGAATGGTGTTTCCAATGCAGATTCGGAAAAGGCAGATGGAGAACTGAGGGAGGGGGAACTGGAGGAGAATAAG AAAAAATCTGTTGATGGGGGAAAACAAGCCACTACACTTAAAAAGCTGAAAAAAGACAAGGCTGGCAGTGCAACAACGAAGGCTTCTCGTTCAGAGAGTACTGCAGTATCTGGAGCTCCACACGTCAAACCAGAGCTAGCCTTGCCAGTAAT ACCACCAGAGGTGGAACATTCTATTCTTGATGACTTAAGGAACCGTGTGCAGTTGAGTGGCGGGGCATTGCCTTCCATCAGCTTTTATACCTTTATCAACACACATGATGG GTTGAATTGTGCTTCGATATCTAATGATGGGTCATTGGTAGCTGGTGGATTCTCAGACTCATCGTTAAAG GTTTGGGACATGGCAAAGCTTGGGCAACAAAATGAGTATT CTTCTTTGCAGGGTGAAAATGAGTTGGCTCCCAATGGGCAGATACGTAGCAATAACACTGGGGAAAGACCATATACCTTATTTCGAGGACATTGTGGACCTGTTCATTCAGCCACGTTTAGTCCATTTGGAGATTTTCTTCTATCGTCGTCATCAGATTCAACAA TTCGATTGTGGAGCATGAATTTTAATGCAAATCTTGTTTGCTACAAAGGTCACAATTATCCTGTGTGGGATGTTCAG TTTAGTCCAGTAGGACACTATTTTGCTAGTGCTTCACATGATCGGACGGCAAGGATCTGGTCTGTGGACAGAATACAGCCTTTACGAATAATGGCAGGTCATTTATCTGATGTAGAT TGTGTGCGATGGCATGCAAATTGCAACTATATAGCAACTGGATCTAGCGACAAAACAGTGCGATTGTGGGACGTTCAGAGTGGAGAATGTGTTAGAGTTTTTATTGGTCACAGGAGTATGATTTTATCTTTAGCAATGTCATCTGACGGTCGTTACATGGCATCTGGTGATGAAGATGGTACAATAATGATGTGGGATCTTGCCAGTGGCCGCTGCATTTCCCCTTTGGTTGGTCACAACTCTTGCATATGGTCACTTTCTTTCAG CTGCGAAGGTTCACTTTTAGCATCTGGTTCTGCCGATTGCACAGTGAAAATATGGGACGTAGCCGCCAGTTCTAAAGTGACCAAAAATGAAGAAAA CAAAAGTGGAAGCACCAACAGGCTAAGATCACTGAAGACCTTGCCTACCAAATCTACTCCTGTCTATGCTTTGCAG TTCTCTCGAAGGAATCTTTTATTTGCTGCCGGGGCTCTCTCAAAACAATCATGA